The Deltaproteobacteria bacterium genome includes a region encoding these proteins:
- a CDS encoding nitrite/sulfite reductase — MLGKFERGEISADAWKQFRLVNGVYSQRQEGDAMMVRVKIPQGVLTPAQLRALADVAERLSTGRGHITTRQNVQFHFVHLAQTDDALRVLAEAGLTTREACGNSVRNVTACPYAGASGLEPFDTTPYAEAVTRHLLRGPLSSSLPRKFKIAFGGCCGFDCVGASFNDIGFLARERNGRPGFRVTVAGGLSTLRRTGILAHDFAPAEEVVDICEAVVRLFNRTGDRQHRHRARLKFVVEKLGAEEFLRQYHEERASVPPRPVSPGPPGALRPVPTPCRRSPHPGFEEFVRTNVRPQRDPELAAVAIRIPLGDLTAAQFHALADIAEEFSAERELRTTVEQNALLRFVGRSHLASLHAALAAAGLARPGALSISDVVSCPGAYSCRLAVTQSRGMADALTTALADRGESLPIKISGCPNGCGQHYVAGIGLQGSVRKVDGRAVPQYHLYVGGELGAEQARFGRLAAKVPARKVPEAVRRLADLAVREASPGESAAQVLGRLSPQRVSEVLADLEPLDHPAPEDFVDLGEQKAFEVQTTEGECAA, encoded by the coding sequence ATGCTCGGCAAGTTCGAGCGCGGTGAGATCTCCGCCGACGCGTGGAAACAGTTCCGCCTGGTGAACGGCGTCTACAGCCAGCGCCAGGAGGGCGACGCGATGATGGTCCGCGTCAAGATCCCCCAAGGTGTCCTCACGCCGGCGCAGCTCCGAGCGCTGGCGGACGTCGCCGAGCGGTTGTCCACCGGTCGCGGCCACATCACGACGCGCCAGAATGTCCAATTCCACTTCGTGCACCTCGCGCAGACCGACGACGCCTTGCGTGTCCTCGCCGAGGCGGGCCTGACCACGCGCGAGGCCTGCGGCAACTCCGTCCGGAACGTCACTGCCTGCCCGTACGCGGGTGCATCCGGACTGGAGCCGTTCGACACCACGCCCTATGCGGAGGCGGTCACGCGCCACCTGCTGCGCGGCCCGCTCTCGTCGTCGTTGCCGCGGAAGTTCAAGATCGCCTTCGGCGGGTGCTGCGGATTCGACTGCGTCGGCGCCTCGTTCAACGACATCGGGTTCCTCGCCCGTGAGCGTAACGGGCGGCCCGGATTCCGCGTCACGGTGGCGGGCGGGCTATCGACGTTGCGGCGCACCGGGATCCTTGCCCACGACTTCGCGCCGGCGGAGGAAGTGGTCGACATCTGCGAAGCGGTCGTTCGCCTCTTCAACCGGACCGGCGACCGGCAACATCGCCATCGCGCGCGGCTCAAGTTCGTGGTCGAAAAGCTGGGGGCGGAAGAGTTCCTCCGGCAGTACCACGAGGAGCGCGCGTCGGTGCCGCCGAGGCCGGTCTCGCCCGGCCCGCCCGGTGCGCTCCGTCCGGTCCCAACGCCTTGCCGCCGCTCGCCTCACCCCGGCTTCGAGGAGTTCGTGCGCACCAACGTGCGTCCGCAGCGCGACCCCGAGCTGGCGGCGGTCGCGATCCGCATCCCGCTCGGAGATCTGACGGCGGCGCAATTCCACGCCCTGGCGGACATCGCCGAGGAGTTCAGCGCCGAGCGCGAGCTGCGCACGACCGTCGAGCAGAACGCGCTGCTGCGCTTCGTCGGCCGCTCGCACCTCGCTTCGCTCCATGCGGCGCTCGCCGCCGCCGGACTGGCACGGCCCGGCGCCCTCTCGATCTCCGACGTGGTCAGTTGCCCCGGCGCGTACTCCTGCCGCCTTGCCGTGACGCAGTCGCGGGGCATGGCCGACGCGCTGACCACGGCGCTGGCCGACCGGGGCGAGAGCTTGCCGATCAAGATCTCCGGCTGCCCGAACGGCTGCGGACAGCATTACGTCGCCGGGATCGGGCTGCAGGGCTCGGTGCGCAAGGTCGATGGCCGCGCGGTGCCGCAATACCACCTCTACGTCGGAGGAGAGCTCGGGGCGGAGCAGGCACGTTTCGGCCGGCTCGCGGCGAAGGTTCCCGCCAGGAAGGTGCCGGAGGCGGTGCGGCGTCTGGCGGACCTGGCAGTGCGCGAGGCGTCTCCCGGCGAGTCGGCGGCGCAGGTCCTCGGCCGCCTCTCGCCGCAGCGGGTTTCGGAGGTGCTCGCGGATCTCGAGCCGCTCGATCACCCCGCTCCCGAAGACTTCGTCGATCTTGGCGAACAAAAGGCGTTCGAAGTGCAGACCACGGAAGGCGAATGCGCGGCTTGA